The following are encoded in a window of Loxodonta africana isolate mLoxAfr1 chromosome Y, mLoxAfr1.hap2, whole genome shotgun sequence genomic DNA:
- the LOC135229005 gene encoding LOW QUALITY PROTEIN: PC-esterase domain-containing protein 1B-like (The sequence of the model RefSeq protein was modified relative to this genomic sequence to represent the inferred CDS: inserted 1 base in 1 codon) — MVHLRASEVRQLLHNKFVVVMGDSVQRAVYKDLVLLLQKDCLLSSSQLKAKGEMSFEQDRLLHGGRWGRMHNGTHYREVPEFCSTHHLVRFYFLTRAYSRYVEXVLLELLRGQHGPDVVIMNSCLWDLSRYGQDSMWSYRRNLETLFWRLRQVLPESCLVVWNTAMPVAETVSGGFLPPEGMPPTACLREDVVEANFYSAAEASRFGFDVLDLHFHFWHSWQHRQPDGVHWNQHAHRRLSQLLLAHLADAWGVDLSCDNPVGRWIWEGPGSLLRAPGSYRLLQRHGGESGEEALPSRPPRPTRPIVQSWRPPVSPPQVRRRFQPRRHGSTLPWDQSLQHQPCSGDAFAQHTRYGDEANPTTGRQPRPGRIHRASDSHPRRVVHRASPPHPPGPPAGPERRRGRDRSPGHDQGQGFRSHPSM, encoded by the exons ATGGTCCACCTGAGGGCGTCCGAAGTCCGGCAGCTGCTGCACAACAAGTTCGTGGTCGTCATGGGGGACTCGGTGCAGAGGGCCGTGTACAAGGACCTGGTGCTCCTGCTGCAGAAGGACTGCCTGCTCTCAAGCAGTCAGCTGAAGGCCAAGGGCGAGATGAGCTTCGAGCAGGACAGGCTGCTGCACGGCGGCAGGTGGGGCCGTATGCACAACGGGACCCACTACCGCGAAGTCCccgagttctgctccacacaccACCTTGTGCGCTTCTACTTCCTCACGCGCGCCTACTCCCGGTACGTGG AGGTCCTGCTGGAGCTGCTGAGGGGCCAGCACGGCCCAGACGTGGTCATCATGAACTCCTGCCTCTGGGACCTGTCCAGGTATGGCCAGGATTCCATGTGGAGCTACAGGAGGAACCTGGAGACCCTGTTCTGGCGCCTTCGCCAGGTGCTGCCCGAGTCCTGCCTCGTGGTGTGGAACACTGCCATGCCAGTGGCTGAGACGGTCTCAGGGGGTTTCCTGCCGCCTGAGGGCATGCCCCCGACCGCGTGCCTGCGGGAGGATGTGGTGGAGGCCAACTTCTACAGCGCCGCTGAGGCCAGCAGGTTCGGCTTCGACGTGCTGGACTTGCATTTCCACTTCTGGCACTCCTGGCAGCACCGGCAGCCAGATGGCGTGCACTGGAACCAACACGCTCACCGAAGGCTCTCGCAGCTGCTGCTGGCCCACCTGGCCGATGCCTGGGGCGTGGACCTGTCCTGCGACAATCCGGTGGGCAGGTGGATCTGGGAAGGCCCTGGGAGCCTTCTCAGAGCGCCCGGGAGCTACAGGCTGCTCCAGCGCCACGGAGGTGAATCCGGTGAGGAGGCCCTGCCTTCGCGCCCACCTAGGCCCACGCGCCCTATCGTTCAGTCCTGGAGACCCCCTGTATCCCCGCCCCAGGTTCGCAGGCGCTTCCAGCCCCGCCGCCATGGCTCCACTTTGCCCTGGGACCAATCCCTGCAGCACCAGCCATGCTCTGGCGATGCCTTTGCGCAGCACACTAGATATGGCGATGAAGCAAACCCGACCACTGGCCGGCAGCCCCGCCCCGGCCGAATACATAGGGCCTCTGATTCTCACCCGCGCCGCGTGGTTCACCGGGCTTCTCCACCTCACCCCCCAGGTCCCCCTGCAGGGCCAGAGAGGCGCAGGGGCAGGGACCGTAGCCCCGGGCATGACCAGGGGCAAGGATTCCGTAGCCACCCCTCTATGTAG